The genome window TACCGCGCCCGACGTTGAAGTTTTTGTACATTTCCGTGTACATGCGATTGGCGATCACATCGGTGCTGAAGTTGCCGCCGGTCATCACGTACACGATATCGAACAACTTGAGCACGTTGATGACCATTGTGGTAATGACAACGACAATGGTCGGCATGATAATTGGAACCATGATCTTCCAGAATATTGACCATTCATTGGCGCCATCCATGCGTGCGGCTTCGATGATCTCATCGGGCACTGACTTAAGGGATGCGGAAAGGATGGTCATGCAGAAACCCGTCCAGATCCAAACGCCTACGACGATCAATGCAACGGTATTGACTTGCAGTGTGGACATATATGCGATGGGTTGCCCGCCCAGCGAGGTGACAAGGGCGTTGAGCAGACCGATCTGCACCTGCTGGGTTCCATAGTCATATACGAATTTCCAGATGATGCCGGCGCCGACAAAGGAGACTGCCATCGGCATAAAGATGATGGATTTTGCAAGCGCCTCATACTTGACCCGGTCTGCCATCACCGCAAAAGCCAGACCCAGGCCGACGGTTCCGCTCACCATCAGGACGATCCACTTGAGCGTGTTTCCGTAGGACGACAGCCAAAAGGATGACCAAAATGTGGAAACCGAGCGGGTATCGAACTCTGACGTCAAGGCATAGCGATAGTTTTCGAAGATGCCCCAACATGGATTGCCAGCCACGCAGGTCGTGGCGGCTGAGGCCGTACCATCCTTATTTTTCAAACTCAATGAGATCGTGTTGATCATCGGGTAGACGATAAAAAAGGTCATGATCAACAACGCAGGCAGGAGATATAACCAGGGCGCAAACCTGCCCTGCCTCATGATGTTGGGGACAGAACGTGGAGCCATGCGAGCCTCCTTTGGTGAAATCAAGACTGGGGACGCCTCCATGGAGGCGTCCCCAGAAATGGGAATGTTGCTGGTTACTTCAACGCTTCTGCCTGGACCGCGGCAGCTGCTGCCAATGCGCTCGCGAGGTCGCCTCCGTTGAGGAAGTCCACGATCGCCGTCCATTCAGCGCTGCCAAAACCGCCGGGGATCGTATCGCCAATATCGGGTGTGAATCCCTGCGTATTGGCAAGTGCTTCACCTTTCTTTATCAGTGCCGCGTCGGTGTAATTGCCAGTTGCGCCTTTGTTCGGCGACAGGTCAAATCCGGCTATTGCCCAATTTGCCCCGCCCACATCGGACGATAGATAGGCAACGATTGCTTTGACAGCCGGCTTATCAGAGAAAGCCATCATCGGTTCTACAGCGCCCTGCAGGCCCTGCGCGCCCGGCACAGGGAAGAAGTCATAGTCTGTGCCATAGACAAGATCCGGGAATTGCTTCTGGACCTCGCCGCCTGCAAAACCGGACTGTTTCACCATCATGGCTTCCGGCGGATCGGAGAACGGCTTGTAAATGGCTGCCAGGAATGCGGTGGAGAGCGTTCCCTGAGCGCCGCCAACGGTATAGGCGGGATCCATTGCCCACTTGCCGTATGTTTCGTACGCCTGCGCGACGCCTGCATCATCGTAGGGGATGCTGCCATCAATGATCCCATTCACATAATCAGGACCTTGTTGAACAAGCATGATATCCTGCAGGAAGTCCGAGCCGGTCCAGCCAGTGGCATCGCCGGATTCGAGTCCCATGGACCACGGGACATTTCCATCGGCAACCATTTGCTCAACGAGGGCATCCAGTTCATCCCAAGTCGAGGGTACCGAGTAACCCAGGGCTTCAAAGTTTGCCGGGCTGTACCAGATGATGGACTTGATGTCAGCTTTGACCGGCAGGCCAAGCCACTTTCCGTCAATCGTCATCGGCTCGATGAAGAAATCACTATAGTTATCGCGATTCGCTCCGAGACTGTCCATCGTCTTCAATTGATTTTGGTATTGCACCAGCTGGGTGACCTGCCAGAAGGCGATATCCGGCGGGGTCCCAGCCTGGACGCGTGTATCGAGCAGTGCCTGGTCACGTGTGGATTCGGGGGCAAGCACGATACCGCAGGTATCCACAAGCGGCTGAAGGATCTGGTTGAGGCGTTCCTCTTCCTGTCCAGACCATTGATAAAGCATGCTGACCTCGTCGCCGGGCTGTGCATCCATGCACATTTCAGCGGAAACCGCCGCGGGTCCTTCAGGGGCAGCGCCGCCTCCGCATGCAGCCAGCAGCATGGCTGTCACGACGAACAAGGCAAGAGTTTGCCAAATAACTTTTTTCATTCTTCTCTCCTTAAGAAAAGGTTTATACAGTTGGTTACAGGATGGGGGCTGGGGTGAATCAATTTGTCGCGCACCTCCTTACATGTGATACGAATGTAGTTTGACGGACGGGACAACGGGAATGAAAGACACTTTTCATGAAAGCACTTTCATGAAAAGTATAGCATATCTTTCTCGAAAGTCAATAAAAATATTAAAACCAGTTTCTTTGAATTAACAGTGGAGGCTGTCGCGGGATTTTAAGTGGTTAAGCGTTCGATTATTTTTAAGGGAAGGTTGATGTGCTGCAACGGACGGTCGAATTCGCCGATGCGGGAAAGCAAAATCTCAGCCGCCAGTCTGCCCGATTCGTCGAGATGCTGGCGGATGGTCGTCAAGTCCACATGTTCAGCCACGTCAATATCGTCAAAACCGACAAGGGCCAGATCGTCCGGAATTCTCCTGCCCAGTTGTCTTGCCACTTTCATGATGCTGATTGCCTGAAAATCTGATGCGGCAAAGATTGAAGCGGGTGGTTTGGGCAGACTGAGCAATTCAAGGGCTGCCTGCCGCGTTTCCAATGGGGTGTAGGGAGCCGAGCGGATATATGTTTTTGCGAGTGAAAAGCCTGCCTCTTGTAAGGCATGTTTAAATCCCGTCAAACGCGATTTAATGGGATGTATCGCAAATCGTTCAGGCGGTTCGATATCCCCCAGAAACGCAAATGTTTTGTATCCCTTTTTGATAAGATGTTGCGCGGCCAGCCGCCCGCCGTTTGTATCATCAATTAAGATGCTGTTCAGCTGCGGATGCGAATACTCGATCAGAACGGTCTCCATCCCGCTGTTGGAGAGACGCTGCGCGTCCTGGTCTCCGATGGACAGGGACATAATGATCAGCCCGTCAATGTTCCTCATCAATGGGATGGATGAGATATACCCTTGCAGGTGATCCATCGAGTCTACGGGATAGATGACCAGTTCATAGTTGGCTTTCGATAAAGCGGACGCGACTCCTCGGAGACGCTGGACAAATGAAGGGGCGGTAAAGAACGGTGTCAGAACGCCGATTCGGTCTGTATTCTGTAAGGCGCGCGCGCGCGCGTCTGCACGCGGCACGAACCCAAGCCCGTCTATGGCTTCCATCACCCGTTTATGTGTTTCAGGATTTACTTTGTCCGGCGCGTTCAATACACGCGAAATGGTTGAAATGCTCACGCCGGATTTTTTTGCCACATCATAGATCGTGGGGGATTTCTTTGCGGATGCCATATTGTCTCTGAAAGCACTTTCAGTTTAGCATACCAGCTTGCGAAGCGTCAATATGTGAAATCTGAAGAAGCTTT of Anaerolineales bacterium contains these proteins:
- a CDS encoding LacI family DNA-binding transcriptional regulator, with amino-acid sequence MASAKKSPTIYDVAKKSGVSISTISRVLNAPDKVNPETHKRVMEAIDGLGFVPRADARARALQNTDRIGVLTPFFTAPSFVQRLRGVASALSKANYELVIYPVDSMDHLQGYISSIPLMRNIDGLIIMSLSIGDQDAQRLSNSGMETVLIEYSHPQLNSILIDDTNGGRLAAQHLIKKGYKTFAFLGDIEPPERFAIHPIKSRLTGFKHALQEAGFSLAKTYIRSAPYTPLETRQAALELLSLPKPPASIFAASDFQAISIMKVARQLGRRIPDDLALVGFDDIDVAEHVDLTTIRQHLDESGRLAAEILLSRIGEFDRPLQHINLPLKIIERLTT
- a CDS encoding sugar ABC transporter permease, giving the protein MAPRSVPNIMRQGRFAPWLYLLPALLIMTFFIVYPMINTISLSLKNKDGTASAATTCVAGNPCWGIFENYRYALTSEFDTRSVSTFWSSFWLSSYGNTLKWIVLMVSGTVGLGLAFAVMADRVKYEALAKSIIFMPMAVSFVGAGIIWKFVYDYGTQQVQIGLLNALVTSLGGQPIAYMSTLQVNTVALIVVGVWIWTGFCMTILSASLKSVPDEIIEAARMDGANEWSIFWKIMVPIIMPTIVVVITTMVINVLKLFDIVYVMTGGNFSTDVIANRMYTEMYKNFNVGRGTAIAVILVIAIIPFIYLNVRRFIAQEETR
- a CDS encoding ABC transporter substrate-binding protein — protein: MKKVIWQTLALFVVTAMLLAACGGGAAPEGPAAVSAEMCMDAQPGDEVSMLYQWSGQEEERLNQILQPLVDTCGIVLAPESTRDQALLDTRVQAGTPPDIAFWQVTQLVQYQNQLKTMDSLGANRDNYSDFFIEPMTIDGKWLGLPVKADIKSIIWYSPANFEALGYSVPSTWDELDALVEQMVADGNVPWSMGLESGDATGWTGSDFLQDIMLVQQGPDYVNGIIDGSIPYDDAGVAQAYETYGKWAMDPAYTVGGAQGTLSTAFLAAIYKPFSDPPEAMMVKQSGFAGGEVQKQFPDLVYGTDYDFFPVPGAQGLQGAVEPMMAFSDKPAVKAIVAYLSSDVGGANWAIAGFDLSPNKGATGNYTDAALIKKGEALANTQGFTPDIGDTIPGGFGSAEWTAIVDFLNGGDLASALAAAAAVQAEALK